Proteins from a genomic interval of Callospermophilus lateralis isolate mCalLat2 chromosome 1, mCalLat2.hap1, whole genome shotgun sequence:
- the Evx1 gene encoding homeobox even-skipped homolog protein 1, producing the protein MENRKDMVMFLDGGQLGTLVGKRVSNLSEAVGSPLPDPSEKMVPHGCLSPRAGPPVARERCGAGPEEEPVDGLAGSAAGLGAEPRAAGAAMLGPGPPAPSADSLSGQGQPSSSDTESDFYEEIEVSCTPDCATGNAEYQHSKGPSSEALAGSPNSGSEAPKSNGPGGGGGGGSQGTLACSASDQMRRYRTAFTREQIARLEKEFYRENYVSRPRRCELAAALNLPETTIKVWFQNRRMKDKRQRLAMTWPHPADPAFYTYMMSHAAAAGGLPYPFPSHLPLPYYSPVGLGAASAASAAASPFSGPLRPLDTFRVLSQPYPRPELLCAFRHPPLYPGPAHGLGATAGGPCSCLACHSGPANGLAPRAAAASDFTCASTSRSDSFLTFAPSVLSKASSVALDQREEVPLTR; encoded by the exons ATGGAGAACCGAAAGGACATGGTTATGTTTCTGGATGGGGGTCAGCTTGGCACTCTGGTTGGCAAGAGGGTCTCCAATTTGTCCGAGGCCGTGGGCAGCCCGCTACCCGATCCATCGGAGAAGATGGTGCCCCATGGTTGCCTCAGCCCGCGAGCCGGCCCTCCGGTGGCCCGGGAGCGCTGCGGGGCAGGTCCTGAGGAGGAGCCGGTCGATGGACTAGCAGGCAGCGCGGCGGGGCTGGGCGCCGAGCCACGGGCAGCTGGGGCGGCCATGCTTGGTCCGGGACCCCCGGCCCCCTCCGCCGACAGCCTTTCTGGGCAGGGGCAACCAAGTAGCTCAGACACCGAGTCGGATTTCTATGAAGAAATCGAGGTGAGCTGCACCCCGGACTGCGCCACCGGGAACGCCGAGTACCAGCACAGCAAAG GGCCCAGCTCCGAGGCACTGGCCGGCAGTCCGAACAGCGGCAGCGAGGCCCCCAAGAGCAACGGTCCCGGCGGCGGGGGTGGGGGCGGCTCACAAGGCACCCTGGCCTGCAGCGCCAGTGACCAGATGCGCCGTTACCGCACCGCCTTCACCCGGGAGCAGATTGCGCGGCTGGAGAAAGAATTCTACCGGGAGAACTACGTATCGAGGCCGAGGAGATGCGAGCTGGCAGCCGCCTTAAATCTGCCAGAAACCACTATCAAG GTGTGGTTCCAGAATCGGCGCATGAAGGACAAGAGGCAGCGGCTGGCCATGACGTGGCCTCACCCGGCTGACCCCGCCTTCTATACGTACATGATGAGCCACGCTGCGGCCGCGGGCGGTCTGCCCTACCCCTTCCCATCGCACCTGCCCCTGCCGTACTACTCGCCCGTGGGTCTAGGCGCCGCATCCGCTGCCTCCGCCGCCGCCTCGCCCTTCAGCGGCCCCCTGCGCCCGCTTGACACGTTCCGCGTGCTCTCGCAGCCCTACCCGCGGCCCGAACTGCTGTGCGCCTTCCGCCATCCGCCTCTGTACCCGGGCCCAGCGCACGGACTGGGCGCCACGGCCGGCGGCCCCTGCTCCTGCCTTGCCTGCCACAGCGGCCCGGCCAACGGGCTCGCCCCCAGGGCTGCCGCCGCGTCGGACTTCACTTGTGCCTCCACCTCCCGCTCGGACTCCTTCCTCACCTTCGCTCCCTCGGTGCTGAGCAAGGCTTCCTCTGTCGCTTTGGACCAGAGGGAGGAGGTGCCCCTCACCAGATAA